One Lycium barbarum isolate Lr01 chromosome 5, ASM1917538v2, whole genome shotgun sequence genomic window carries:
- the LOC132639587 gene encoding uncharacterized protein LOC132639587, giving the protein MAPYEALYGWCCRSPILWYEPNEVEVLGSDSVHEAIEKVNLIVQQLKTAQSKQKSYTDMRRRELEFYVGDKVFLKVSPMKGVMWISRKGKLSPRFIGPYEIVRRIERVAYESKLPSEMAIMHPVFHISMLRLYKPDPSYVLTHEEIEINEGLSYEEESVQIMDRQVRKLRTKDVASVKVLW; this is encoded by the coding sequence atggctccatatgaagcacTTTATGGGTGGTGTTGTAGATCTCCAATTTTGTGGTATGAACCTAATGAAGTAGAAGTATTGGGTTCTGACTCAGTTCACGAAGCAATAGAGAAGGTGAACCTCATTGTGCAACAactcaagacagctcagagtaaacaaaagtcttatacggacatgaggcgtCGTGAGCTAGAGTTTTATGTTGGTGacaaggtattcttgaaagtgtcaccgatgaagggagtaatgtgGATTAGtagaaagggcaagcttagtcctcgtttcattggtccttatgagattgtcAGGAGAATTGAGAGGGTGGCTTATGAGTCGAAGTTACCCTCTGAGATGGCGATTATGCATcctgtgtttcacatttcgatgttgaggttgtataaacCTGATCCTTCTTATGTCTTGActcatgaagagattgaaatcaATGAAgggttgtcttatgaagaagaatcGGTGCAGATCATGGATCGACAAGTTAGGAAGTTGAGAacaaaagatgtagcttcagttaaagtcctgtggTGA